The following proteins are encoded in a genomic region of Colletotrichum higginsianum IMI 349063 chromosome 9, whole genome shotgun sequence:
- a CDS encoding Thiazole biosynthetic enzyme produces MAPPTAISPVSDYAVPYTAGKTTKPAPERAVATKVDDLLGKWETFTFAPIRESQVSRAMTRRYFADLDTYAESDVVIVGAGSCGLSTAYVLAKTRPDLKIAIVEAGVAPGGGAWLGGQLFSAMVMRKPADVFLDEVGVPYEDEGDFVVVKHAALFTSTVMSRVLQFPNVKLFNATTVEDLITRKNEDGTLRVAGVVTNWTLVSMHHDDQSCMDPNTINAPLVISTTGHDGPFGAFCVKRLVSMKQIEQLGGMRGLDMQTAEDAIVKGTREIVPGLIVGGMELSEVDGANRMGPTFGAMALSGVKAAEEALAIIDARKKENEL; encoded by the exons ATGGCTCCCCCTACCGCCATCTCCCCCGTCAGTGACTATGCCGTGCCCTACACCGCCGGCAAGACCACCAAGCCGGCACCggagcgcgccgtcgccacaaaggtcgacgacctcctcggcaaATGGGAGACCTTCACCTTCGCCCCGATCCGCGAGAGCCAGGTGTCGCGCGCCATGACGCGCCGCTActtcgccgacctcgacacGTATGCCGAGTCggacgtcgtcatcgtcggcgccggctcgTGCGGCCTCAGCACGGCGTACGTGCTCGCCAAGACGCGCCCCGACCTCAAgatcgccatcgtcgaggccggcgtcgccccGGGAGGCGGCGCCTGGCTCGGGGGCCagctcttctcggccatggtcATGCGCAAGCCGGCCGACGtgttcctcgacgaggtcggcgtcccctacgaggacgagggcgacttcgtcgtcgtcaagcaCGCGGCGCTCTTCACGTCGACCGTCATGAGCCGGGTGCTGCAGTTCCCCAACGTCAAGCTCTTCAACGCGACGACGGTCGAGGACCTCATCACGCGCAAGAACGAGGACGGCACGCTGCGGGTGGCGGGCGTGGTGACCAACTGGACGCTCGTGTCGATGCACCACGACGACCAGTCGTGCATGGACCCCAACACCATCAACGCGCCGCTCgtcatctcgacgacgggccaCGACGGCCCGTTCGGCGCCTTCTGCGTCAAGCGCCTCGTGAGCATGAAGCAGATCGAGCAGCTGGGCGGCATGCGCGGCCTGGACATGCAgaccgccgaggacgccatcgtcaagggcacgAGGGAGATTGTCCCGGGTCTGATCGTCGGTGGCATGGAGCTgtccgaggtcgacggcgccaacCGCATGG GTCCCACCTTTGGTGCCATGGCCCTTTCCGGAGTCAAGGCTGCTGAGGAGGCGTTGGCGATCATCGACGCCCGCAAGAAGGAGAACGAGCTCTAG
- a CDS encoding putative Short-chain dehydrogenase, with protein sequence MSLPYKKVLLVGATSGIGAALADKLVENGIFVIAAGRRKENLDKFVDKHGADKAAAAVVDILKLESIPGFAASTLKAHPEIDCVFLNAGVQRGVDFTKAEKVDLDIIHDELLVNYLSHVHLTKAFLPHLSKQGKQTALLYTTSQLGLTPMKRCPNYSGSKAAMHGFILALRAQLRDVSSGVNVVEVYPPAVQTELHDAKHQPDLKNGHAIGMPVGEFVDDVYRRWVAGEEQIPVGTAKPMFDAFENARQEYFVSFNAEMDRVLVDFTA encoded by the exons ATGTCCTTGCCATACAAAAAGGTATTGCTTGTCGGAGCAACTTCTGGAATCGGAGCAGCATTGGCCGACAAACTAGTCGAGAACGGCATATTCGTCATTGCGGCCGGGAGACGAAAGGAGAACCTCGACAAGTTCGTTGACAAACACGGCGCAGACAAGGCGGCCGCAGCGGTCGTCGACATTCTGAAGCTTGAATCG ATCCCGGGGTTTGCCGCATCCACTCTCAAAGCTCACCCCGAGATCGACTGCGTCTTTCTTAATGCCGGCGTGCAGCGCGGTGTCGACTtcaccaaggccgagaaggtgGACTTGGACATAATCCACGATGAGCTGTTGGTGAACTACCTCTCGCACGTCCACCTTACCAAGGccttcctcccccacctcTCGAAGCAGGGCAAGCAGACGGCTCTGCTGTACACGACGTCCCAGCTCGGCCTCACGCCGATGAAGCGCTGCCCCAACTACAGCGGCTCCAAGGCGGCTATGCACGGCTTCATCCTCGCGCTCAGGGCCCAGCTGAGGGATGTATCCTCGGGTGTcaatgtcgtcgaggtctACCCCCCGGCGGTGCAGACGGAGCTGCACGACGCGAAGCACCAGCCCGATTTGAAGAACGGACACGCGATCGGCATGCCGGTGGGCGAGTTTGTTGACGATGTCTACCGGAGGTGGGTGGCCGGTGAGGAGCAGATCCCCGTGGGGACAGCGAAGCCCATGTTTGATGCTTTTGAGAACGCGAGACAGGAGTATTTCGTCTCTTTCAATGCTGAGATGGACAGGGTCTTGGTCGATTTTACGGCATGA
- a CDS encoding Thioesterase superfamily protein, whose translation MSIDGVKSHPEYKHLASIPWCARILAGFDSPSHVVQVSPNRTVLPTRENQHVGGTLNTPDTIAAWLVLHPRPQAPDWKVDELCSLVTFNHGVMGFPEMAHGGVVALVLDEVTGLHIVAQRTAGAEPNKGFRTGYLNTSFHKPVPAPGTVLVRSRIVRVDGRKHFVVARMEDEHGELLAKAEVLYISVESKL comes from the coding sequence ATGTCTATCGACGGTGTCAAGTCACACCCCGAGTACAAGCACCTCGCATCCATCCCGTGGTGCGCCAGAATCCTCGCAGGATTCGACTCCCCCTCCCACGTCGTCCAGGTGTCCCCGAACAGGACCGTCCTCCCGACGAGAGAGAACCAACACGTGGGCGGCACCCTCAACACCCCGgacaccatcgccgcctggCTGGTCCTGCACCCGCGACCCCAGGCCCCCGACTGGAAGGTCGACGAGCTGTGCTCGCTCGTCACCTTCAACCATGGCGTGATGGGCTTCCCCGAGATGgcgcacggcggcgtcgtcgccttgGTCCTGGACGAGGTCACCGGCTTACACATCGTCGCGCAGAGAACGGCGGGGGCCGAGCCGAACAAGGGCTTCCGGACCGGCTACCTGAACACGTCCTTCCACAAACCCGTCccggcgccggggacggTGCTCGTGAGGTCGCGGATTGTCAGGGTGGATGGCCGGAAACACTTTGTCGTTGCGCGGATGGAGGACGAGCATGGCGAGCTTctggcgaaggcggaggTGTTGTACATTTCGGTCGAGAGCAAGCTTTGA
- a CDS encoding Serine threonine protein kinase, with protein sequence MSEDDDEDVIIYRHYCPPGVKRALASGSSAFIGEVNDFTVLKLKGSSAAGLYLERAVKGNIYQYLVESTSPSPPTIRQRLSWCRESAEVVVHVHSRNIIHCDIQPTNLLLDEGLHIKLSDFQGKLLSLDKMILLDGGSSEPTRFSRPRDDLDNADIHTDLFALGCTIYFLIMGNAVYPDIKDGEEGWHEAVRARFTKQQFPDDMPVCADLAWKCWLGNYNSAKELLSDIMLVEAAHPEP encoded by the exons ATGtcagaagacgacgacgaggacgtgATCATCTATCGGCATTACTGCCCCCCTGGGGTGAAGAGGGCTCTTGCCTCGGGGAGCAGTGCGTTCATTGGAGAAGTCAACGATTTCACTGTCTTGAA GCTCAAGGGCTCCTCAGCCGCGGGCCTCTACTTAGAACGCGCCGTGAAGGGTAATATATATCAGTATCTTGTCGAATCAACGAGCCCCTCCCCACCTACGATACGCCAACGACTGTCATGGTGTCGTGAGTCTGCCGAGGTGGTTGTCCACGTTCACTCGAGAAACATCATCCATTGCGATATTCAGCCCACAAACCTGCTTCTTGACGAAGGTCTCCACATCAAGCTGTCGGACTTCCAAGGCAAGCTACTTTCGCTCGACAAGATGATCTTGCTCGACGGGGGTAGCAGTGAGCCCACCCGGTTCTCGCGCCCTCGGGACGACCTAGATAATGCAGACATCCACACAGATCTCTTTGCACTTGGGTGTACAATCTACTTCCTCATCATGGGCAATGCCGTGTACCCCGACATCAAAGACGGAGAGGAAGGATGGCACGAGGCGGTTCGGGCCCGATTCACAAAGCAGCAGTTTCCTGACGACATGCCTGTATGCGCAGACCTGGCCTGGAAGTGCTGGTTAGGCAATTACAACTCAGCGAAGGAGCTGTTATCAGATATCATGCTGGTGGAAGCTGCTCATCCCGAGCCGTAG
- a CDS encoding C6 zinc finger domain-containing protein: MPKGSRQYHGKTKNGCRQCKKRRVKEYCSYLGLLADTLNRDNEGDKPNDAMSMVRRAATVAAHASSRDSLSASLPAERLRADEAELKHHFLNQAWFTFSLRGDPRRCDVWSRWVPQLATRNVFIHQSMLSIAALHLCYLEPPDAKRYYSMACQHAIQASNYFRLAVPQVTEENWLATFVFSMCNGIFGYYRPFADEKIMGQPVAFEPAKALVVMRVAARFSDTVTPHVFKSPIRDRLAQVDVKEWIDSNDTLLRPSLLKIAKFKEFVSLGPESTGIRAEDAKVYVGALGALKSWITSLPGRPRIWKHFILWPSLVSEEYLSLLRLKEPVSLMLFVLWIEVMFLAPRRWYLMHWYDRGHGSALQELARQTRTPAHHFWETLTDDSQSDTNTEESDASDGGPSTPSDVRSDDGGRRGGVLLLSTGEEFGGNKTCDGVNFFGSQGMAQEAR; the protein is encoded by the exons ATGCCGAAGGGCTCAAGACAATATCACGGGAAGACGAAGAACGGGTGCCGGCAGTGCAAAAAGCGCCGTGTCAAG GAATACTGCAGTTATCTCGGGCTACTCGCCGACACCCTCAACCGCGATAATGAAGGGGACAAGCCCAACGACGCCATGAGCATGGTCCGCCGCGCGGCCACGGTCGCTGCACATGCGTCTTCTCGTGACTCGCTCAGCGCCTCGTTGCCTGCCGAGAGGCTCCgcgcggacgaggccgaacTCAAACACCATTTTTTGAACCAGGCCTGGTTCACCTTCTCATTGAGAGGCGATCCCCGTAGGTGTGATGTCTGGTCGAGATGGGTGCCTCAGTTAGCCACGCGCAACGTCTTCATCCACCAGAGCATGCTTTCCATTGCGGCCCTCCACCTCTGCTACCTTGAGCCGCCCGACGCGAAGCGGTACTATTCCATGGCCTGCCAGCACGCCATCCAGGCGAGCAACTACTTCAGGCTCGCCGTCCCGCAGGTGACGGAAGAGAACTGGCTCGCGACGTTTGTCTTCTCCATGTGCAACGGCATTTTCGGATACTATCGCCCTTTCGCCGACGAAAAGATCATGGGGCAGCCTGTCGCTTTTGAGCCGGCTAAAGCCCTTGTCGTGATGCGGGTAGCGGCCAGGTTCTCTGACACGGTCACGCCGCACGTCTTCAAGAGCCCGATCCGCGATCGACTCGCCCAGGTGGACGTGAAAGAGTGGATCGACAGCAACGACACGTTACTGCGGCCGTCACTGCTAAAGATTGCCAAGTTTAAGGAGTTTGTATCCTTGGGGCCCGAATCGACCGGCATACGAGCAGAGGATGCCAAAGTATACGTAGGGGCTCTCGGCGCGCTCAAGTCGTGGATAACGTCGCTTCCTGGACGCCCAAGGATATGGAAGCATTTCATCCTGTGGccctccttggtctcggaGGAATACCTCTCCCTGCTGCGGCTGAAGGAGCCAGTGTCGCTCATGCTTTTTGTCCTCTGGATCGAGGTCATGTTTCTCGCACCACGGAGATGGTATCTGATGCACTGGTACGACCGCGGCCACGGAAGTGCCCTGCAGGAACTCGCCCGACAGACCCGTACGCCAGCCCATCATTTCTGGGAGACGTTGACGGACGACAGCCAATCTGACACCAACACGGAGGAGTCAGACGCAAGCGACGGGGGTCCGTCGACTCCGTCGGACGTTCGGAGCGACGATGgaggtcgccgaggtggCGTGTTGCTCTTGTCCACGGGGGAAGAGTTTGGAGGCAACAAAACTTGCGACGGAGTCAACTTTTTTGGGTCGCAAGGGATGGCCCAGGAGGCGAGATGA
- a CDS encoding F-box domain-containing protein, protein MMGNPHMELPERTVYMKQNICDNTLDNAQLAKRCPLDYANGRCADASAPARNPAGQLDQLPAELLIQVLLYTDLPSLTCFRRVNRRAMQLVDSVPQYAAILRHCPDIIRAIISIQADAFDCNTLYATLSTTRCATCDRYGDHLYLIDCSRVCYFCFTRRPEYWPLTAGRASSVFMSCRPITTSTNTASSSSNRQRLLAANLPSVLSLPGRYCTSWAYEGGNLVRKRLRLFDRRAVTPDLTGSGCQKLDKTTREPLRFMAIITAPYLFDSGLQVDWGCFCLGCSEEKDEGTRHFRIKYTRQGMLDHIAKHGPVKEVPRIPGRFMHATQG, encoded by the coding sequence ATGATGGGAAACCCACACATGGAGCTGCCTGAGCGTACGGTTTATATGAAGCAAAACATCTGCGACAACACGTTGGATAATGCGCAGCTGGCCAAACGGTGCCCGCTTGACTACGCCAACGGGCGATGCGCCGACGCGTCCGCTCCAGCCCGTAACCCcgccggccagctcgacCAGCTCCCGGCAGAACTTCTCATCCAGGTTCTGCTCTACACCGACCTTCCTTCGCTGACATGCTTCCGCCGCGTCAACCGCCGCGCGATGCAGCTCGTCGACTCAGTCCCCCAAtacgccgccatcctccGCCACTGTCCCGACATCATCCGcgccatcatcagcatccAGGCCGACGCGTTCGACTGCAACACGCTGTACGCAACCCTCAGCACGACCCGATGCGCCACGTGCGACCGCTATGGAGACCATCTTTACCTCATCGACTGCAGCCGCGTCTGCTACTTCTGCTTCACCCGGCGGCCGGAATACTGGCCCCTTACAGCCGGTCGCGCATCCAGCGTCTTCATGTCTTGCCGCCCCATCACCACCAGTACCAACACCgctagcagcagcagcaaccgcCAGCGCCTACTTGCGGCGAACCTACCCAGCGTCTTGAGCCTGCCCGGACGTTACTGTACCTCCTGGGCCTACGAAGGGGGAAATTTGGTGCGGAAGCGGCTTCGACTGTTCGACCGGCGGGCAGTGACGCCGGATTTGACTGGTTCTGGCTGTCAAAAACTAGACAAGACCACTCGGGAACCTCTTCGGTTCATGGCCATCATCACTGCGCCGTATCTGTTTGATTCTGGCCTGCAGGTCGACTGGGGATGTTTCTGCCTCGGCTGCAGTGAGGAAAAGGACGAGGGAACGAGGCATTTCAGGATCAAATACACTCGGCAAGGAATGTTGGATCATATTGCGAAGCATGGTCCGGTAAAGGAGGTACCGAGGATACCTGGCAGGTTCATGCATGCTACCCAGGGTTGA